From one Musa acuminata AAA Group cultivar baxijiao chromosome BXJ2-6, Cavendish_Baxijiao_AAA, whole genome shotgun sequence genomic stretch:
- the LOC135615192 gene encoding ATP-dependent (S)-NAD(P)H-hydrate dehydratase-like: MSGSIASSGCPEYCMWASSAVVRRQLFLIRSLGGYCCRIHSHRMRGIQGANVEASEADAESIIRRVTPALDPIRYKGQAGKIAVIGGCREYTGAPYFAAISALKLGADLSHVFCTKDAATVIKSYSPELIVHPVLEESYSVRDDERDSVSAKVLSEVGKWMERFDCIVVGPGLGRDQFLMGCVSDIMRHARQSSIPIVIDGDGLFLVTNNLDLVRGNPLAVLTPNINEYKRLVEKALDCEVNDEDGTNQLQLLARRIDGVTILRKGKSDFISDGEAVTSVSTFGSPRRCGGQGDILSGSVAVFSSWARRHLLSTKEATGKSLSNPMVLGCIAGSALLRRAAALAFQNKKRATLTTDIIEYLGKSLEDICPAE; this comes from the exons ATGAGTGGTTCCATCGCTTCCTCTGGTTGTCCAGAGTATTGCATGTGGGCATCGTCAGCTGTGGTAAGGAGGCAGCTTTTCTTGATAAGGTCTTTGGGTGGATACTGTTGTCGGATACATTCACATAGAATGCGAGGGATACAAGGCGCTAATGTCGAGGCATCAGAGGCTGATGCTGAGAGCATTATTCGGAGGGTAACACCAGCGCTAGACCCCATTCGTTATAAAGGCCAAGCAG GAAAGATTGCAGTAATTGGTGGATGTCGTGAGTACACAGGGGCTCCATATTTTGCTGCTATATCAGCTCTAAAACTC GGGGCAGACTTATCACATGTTTTTTGTACAAAAGATGCAGCAACAGTGATAAAGAGCTATAGCCCGGAGTTGATTGTGCATCCAGTTTTAGAAGAATCTTACAGTGTAAG GGACGACGAGAGAGACTCTGTTTCTGCTAAGGTTCTTTCTGAAGTTGGAAAGTGGATGGAAAGATTTGACTGTATTGTTGTTGGTCCGGGACTAGGAAGAGATCAATTTCTTATG GGTTGCGTGAGTGACATCATGAGGCATGCAAGGCAATCAAGCATTCCAATAGTCATTGATGGG GATGGTCTCTTTCTTGTCACTAACAACCTTGACTTAGTTCGTGGAAACCCATTAGCTGTCCTAACACCAAATATCAATGAGTATAAACGCCTTGTCGAGAAGGCTTTGGATTGTGAAGTTAATGATGAAGATGGTACCAACCAATTACAATTGCTTGCCAGGCG GATTGATGGTGTTACTATTCTTCGTAAAGGGAAGTCAGATTTTATTAGTGATGGTGAAGCAG TCACAAGTGTGAGCACATTTGGCTCACCTCGACGTTGTGGTGGTCAAGGTGACATCCTTTCTGGCAG TGTTGCAGTATTTTCATCATGGGCACGCCGGCATTTATTGTCTACAAAAGAAGCCACTGGAAAGAG TTTGTCAAATCCAATGGTCCTCGGGTGCATTGCTGGTTCTGCACTGCTTAGAAGAGCTGCTGCTCTTGCGTTCCAAAACAAGAAACGAGCAACACTTACTACAGATATTATTGAGTACTTGGGGAAGAG TTTGGAAGACATATGCCCTGCTGAATAA
- the LOC135613801 gene encoding protein CURLY FLAG LEAF 1-like has product MAKKEIPFGGEKERKVLELRAVNNPELSLGGSLSLLCGRTNSSSSESDADSRRKRKQTWSDPVMIQTSIDLQINDPLPLDWEQCLDLRSGRMYYLNRKTLRRSWTKPKEQKLDLELNISSLPTSDEKANSTNPDEEAKKYTLTGNMVAVVCINCHLLVMLFTSSPSCPNCRHMNSLPLPAQYPMTSGKLETVNSPKTLSLLH; this is encoded by the exons ATGGCCAAGAAAGAGATTCCTTTTGGtggagagaaggagaggaaggtgCTCGAGTTGAGAGCTGTGAACAACCCGGAGCTTTCGCTGGGTGGTTCCCTGTCACTCTTATGTGGGAGAACAAACAGCTCATCTTCAGAGTCGGATGCGGATTcgcggaggaagaggaagcaaacTTGGTCTGATCCTGTGATGATTCAGACTAGTATTGATCTCCAGATCAATGATCCCTTGCCACTGGATTGGGAGCAATGCCTAGACCTTCGA TCTGGAAGGATGTATTACTTGAACAGGAAGACACTGAGAAGGAGCTGGACGAAGCCAAAGGAGCAAAAGCTTGACCTGGAGCTCAACATCTCATCCTTGCCAACCTCAGATGAGAAGGCTAACTCCACGAATCCAGACGAAGAAGCAAAGAAATACACCCTTACCGGAAACATGGTTGCAGTGGTGTGCATAAACTGCCATCTCCTTGTCATGCTGTTCACGTCATCTCCTTCGTGTCCAAACTGCAGGCACATGAACTCGCTGCCTCTCCCAGCACAGTACCCCATGACTTCGGGCAAGCTCGAGACTGTCAACTCCCCCAAAACCCTAAGTCTTCTCCACTAG